Proteins from one bacterium genomic window:
- a CDS encoding peptidylprolyl isomerase, producing the protein MLASILLTAGVASAADTYVRLSTDAGEILLEMSPELAPRHVENYIHLCRSGFYDGTAFHRVIPGFMIQSGDPNTKDEDRGNDGQGGPDWVDVLSSEEMAMVAEVNDMLSNKGYVGFVDKPMIKAEFNAGHHRRGTLSMARSQSPDSGGSQFFICVAEALHLDGKYTVFGRVVLGLDTVDEIVSVERDRHDNPLQPLRIKRAEVLTGLDELTDSERAAVAETTAAPAVIE; encoded by the coding sequence ATGCTCGCCTCGATCCTGCTCACGGCCGGTGTTGCGTCGGCGGCCGACACATACGTCCGCCTGTCCACCGACGCGGGCGAGATCCTCCTGGAGATGAGCCCCGAGCTCGCCCCGAGGCATGTCGAGAACTACATCCATCTGTGCCGTTCCGGCTTCTACGATGGCACGGCCTTCCACCGCGTTATTCCGGGCTTCATGATCCAGAGCGGCGACCCCAACACGAAGGACGAGGACCGCGGCAACGACGGGCAGGGAGGTCCGGACTGGGTGGACGTGCTGAGCTCCGAGGAGATGGCGATGGTGGCGGAGGTCAACGACATGCTGTCGAACAAGGGCTACGTGGGATTCGTGGACAAACCCATGATCAAGGCGGAGTTCAATGCCGGCCACCACCGGCGCGGCACGCTCTCGATGGCGCGGTCGCAGAGTCCGGACTCGGGCGGCAGCCAGTTCTTCATCTGCGTGGCCGAAGCGCTCCACCTGGATGGCAAGTACACCGTGTTCGGACGCGTCGTGCTGGGCCTGGATACCGTGGACGAGATCGTGTCGGTCGAGCGGGACCGGCACGACAACCCCCTGCAGCCCCTGCGCATCAAGCGGGCGGAGGTGCTGACGGGGCTCGATGAACTGACGGACAGCGAACGCGCTGCGGTCGCCGAGACGACCGCCGCGCCGGCAGTGATAGAGTAG